Proteins encoded in a region of the Methanofollis tationis genome:
- a CDS encoding replication factor C small subunit: MLWSEKYRPSTLEGVLGQEEAVRVLSSFAESGNVPHLLVVGPTGTGKSIAVEALARTLYGANWQENTTVFPTADLFEQGKKYLEADERFGHIYKKDESFLTNFKYLVKWYAAIRPLDAGFKLMVFEGASAISREAQQGLRRIMERYSGTCRFVFLTTNGSAIIPAIASRCLPITFVPVDDDLIRRRLTAILEGEGVAAERVSADDLDLIVPAAGGDLRRATILLQVFAESKGPVDLAQTTSSETETVAASAFAALMSGNPAAARQRAESLLIDYGLTGPEVIRELAKAAEREYNDPRIAVALADADLVIRRGSNEFIQINALLARISQEVFS; encoded by the coding sequence ATGCTCTGGAGTGAAAAATACCGGCCGTCGACCCTGGAAGGCGTCCTCGGCCAGGAGGAGGCGGTGCGGGTGCTCTCGTCGTTTGCGGAGAGTGGGAACGTCCCGCACCTGCTGGTCGTCGGGCCGACCGGGACCGGGAAGAGCATCGCCGTCGAGGCGCTCGCCCGGACGCTGTACGGTGCGAACTGGCAGGAGAACACCACCGTCTTCCCGACGGCCGACCTCTTCGAGCAGGGGAAGAAATACCTCGAAGCGGACGAGCGTTTCGGGCACATCTATAAGAAAGACGAGAGTTTCCTGACGAACTTCAAGTACCTGGTGAAGTGGTACGCCGCCATCAGGCCCCTCGACGCCGGGTTCAAACTGATGGTCTTCGAGGGGGCGTCGGCGATCAGCCGCGAGGCCCAGCAGGGGCTGCGCCGGATCATGGAGCGCTACTCGGGGACCTGCCGGTTCGTCTTTCTCACCACGAACGGCAGCGCCATCATCCCGGCGATCGCCTCGCGCTGCCTGCCGATCACCTTCGTCCCGGTGGACGACGACCTGATCAGGCGGCGGCTCACCGCGATCCTGGAGGGCGAGGGCGTGGCGGCCGAACGGGTCTCCGCGGACGACCTCGACCTGATCGTGCCGGCGGCCGGGGGCGACCTGCGGCGGGCGACGATCCTGCTCCAGGTCTTTGCCGAGTCGAAGGGGCCGGTCGATCTTGCACAGACCACCTCGTCAGAGACCGAGACCGTCGCCGCCTCGGCTTTTGCGGCGCTGATGAGCGGGAACCCGGCGGCGGCGCGCCAGCGGGCCGAGTCCCTGCTCATCGACTACGGGCTCACCGGGCCTGAGGTGATCAGGGAACTTGCGAAGGCGGCCGAACGGGAGTACAACGATCCCAGGATCGCCGTCGCCCTTGCCGACGCCGACCTGGTGATCAGGCGGGGCTCGAACGAATTCATTCAGATCAACGCCCTGCTGGCGAGGATCAGCCAGGAGGTTTTTTCATGA
- a CDS encoding type IV pilin, translating to MKQFVQNEEAVSPVIGVILMVAITVILAAVIAAFVFGMAGNVQTSKTVVVTAKLNASSEPEFMVQGGADMNSLTNLIIQLNGTKVAEEDNPTVGQIIKINNNSTFTQGVSRIVVLGEFNDGTSQVLLDKVL from the coding sequence ATGAAACAGTTCGTACAGAATGAAGAAGCGGTGTCGCCGGTCATCGGCGTCATCCTCATGGTCGCCATCACGGTGATCCTGGCCGCGGTTATTGCCGCGTTCGTGTTCGGGATGGCAGGAAATGTGCAGACCTCAAAGACGGTCGTTGTGACGGCAAAACTCAATGCTTCCTCAGAACCTGAGTTTATGGTTCAGGGTGGAGCAGACATGAACAGTCTTACCAACCTCATCATTCAGCTTAACGGAACAAAAGTCGCTGAAGAAGACAATCCAACGGTTGGTCAGATCATTAAAATAAACAACAATTCAACCTTCACTCAGGGTGTCTCTCGTATAGTCGTCCTCGGCGAGTTCAACGACGGCACCTCACAGGTCCTTCTTGACAAGGTCCTCTAA
- a CDS encoding type II toxin-antitoxin system HicB family antitoxin encodes MIIEYITAALHHARYEIIEDDEPYYGEVPELPGVWATGTTLEACRERLAEVIDDWLVIRLRRGMPIPPIDGITIRETTRMDADAGS; translated from the coding sequence ATGATCATCGAGTACATCACGGCGGCGCTGCATCACGCCCGATACGAGATCATCGAGGACGACGAACCCTACTACGGCGAAGTTCCCGAACTGCCTGGAGTCTGGGCCACCGGCACGACGCTTGAGGCGTGCCGGGAACGCCTGGCCGAGGTCATCGACGACTGGCTCGTGATCAGGCTGAGGAGGGGGATGCCCATCCCGCCGATCGACGGGATCACCATCCGGGAAACCACCAGGATGGATGCCGATGCCGGATCATAA
- a CDS encoding class I SAM-dependent methyltransferase, producing the protein MKRDLEKIRQHYDHVAGVYDSRYGGSVGSRYHGHIRDHVMRCLPPGGDLLDLGCGTGLFMAHYLSNGGTAVGLDLSYAMVHAARFQNGLDHVMAGTADRLPFKDASFDAVSSILAFSYVPDPAAMLAEVSRVLRPGGRVAICTLGRNVFTSALPVIYRLGEKMHWRRIGVGDFGEHYYTEEELEDLFAAAGFVDTKVNRCSFAHVNLSRPFFDLAQRAEPLVERRCPYLAFNICASGKKER; encoded by the coding sequence ATGAAACGCGACCTCGAAAAGATACGCCAGCACTACGACCATGTGGCCGGGGTCTATGATTCCCGGTACGGCGGGAGCGTGGGGAGCCGGTACCACGGCCATATCAGGGATCATGTCATGCGGTGCCTGCCGCCCGGGGGCGACCTGCTCGACCTCGGCTGCGGGACCGGGCTGTTTATGGCCCATTACCTCTCCAACGGCGGGACGGCGGTGGGACTGGACCTCTCGTATGCGATGGTGCATGCGGCGCGGTTCCAGAACGGGCTCGATCATGTGATGGCCGGGACGGCGGATCGGCTGCCGTTCAAGGACGCGTCGTTCGACGCCGTCTCCAGCATCCTGGCCTTCAGCTACGTGCCTGATCCGGCGGCGATGCTCGCCGAGGTCAGCCGCGTGCTGAGACCGGGCGGGCGGGTGGCGATCTGCACCCTGGGCCGCAATGTCTTCACCTCGGCGCTGCCGGTGATCTACCGCCTGGGGGAGAAAATGCACTGGCGCCGGATCGGGGTCGGGGATTTCGGCGAGCACTACTATACCGAGGAGGAGCTGGAAGACCTCTTCGCGGCCGCCGGGTTCGTGGATACAAAGGTGAACCGGTGCTCGTTCGCCCACGTGAACCTCTCCAGGCCCTTCTTCGACCTGGCGCAGCGCGCCGAGCCCCTGGTGGAGCGCCGGTGCCCGTACCTCGCCTTCAATATCTGTGCGAGCGGGAAAAAAGAGCGATAA
- a CDS encoding type II toxin-antitoxin system HicB family antitoxin, producing the protein MKTFILTAVLWEEDGVYVSKCPELGVASCGDTPDEALVNLKEAVELYLENAKELGLDDDEISAAMKAPHKFTSTFEVSA; encoded by the coding sequence ATGAAAACATTTATCCTGACCGCCGTGCTCTGGGAAGAAGACGGCGTTTATGTGTCGAAATGCCCTGAACTGGGTGTCGCAAGCTGCGGCGATACGCCAGATGAAGCGCTGGTGAATTTGAAGGAGGCCGTGGAGTTGTACCTGGAGAACGCAAAAGAACTCGGTCTCGATGACGACGAGATCAGCGCAGCCATGAAGGCGCCCCATAAATTCACCTCGACGTTTGAGGTATCGGCGTGA
- a CDS encoding type II toxin-antitoxin system RelE family toxin, which yields MVPCLYKKTFLKDLAKIPPPTRDTIEELAFTDLPASTDLYTDFDFKKMKGYSDFYRIRVGRYRIGCRLTATGTLILYRVKSREEIYSIFP from the coding sequence ATGGTCCCCTGCCTCTATAAAAAGACGTTTTTAAAGGATCTTGCTAAGATCCCGCCCCCCACCAGAGATACCATCGAAGAGCTGGCGTTTACCGACCTCCCTGCCTCCACCGATCTCTATACCGATTTCGACTTCAAAAAAATGAAAGGATATTCAGACTTCTACCGAATACGTGTAGGGCGATACCGGATCGGGTGCAGACTCACCGCAACCGGAACCCTGATCCTCTACCGCGTAAAATCCCGGGAAGAGATCTACTCGATATTTCCGTGA
- a CDS encoding type II toxin-antitoxin system HicA family toxin: MNKLPVLSSDDVIGALKRAGFDYAPRRGKGSHVALYKAETTGKNLLVIVPKKKDIPRGTLLSILKQADLTKEEFFTLLG; encoded by the coding sequence GTGAATAAACTCCCTGTCCTTTCTTCGGACGATGTTATCGGTGCACTGAAGCGAGCAGGGTTTGATTATGCACCAAGGCGGGGCAAAGGGAGCCATGTTGCCCTGTATAAGGCCGAAACGACAGGAAAGAACCTGCTTGTTATTGTTCCGAAAAAGAAGGATATTCCCAGAGGAACGCTGCTGTCGATACTCAAGCAGGCAGATCTCACAAAAGAGGAGTTTTTCACCCTGCTCGGGTAA
- a CDS encoding AIR synthase-related protein, whose protein sequence is MDIEGFVRRAFAAGRGEDEIVRALTHEITTIKRRVSDEYAQEFARAVVQEVKNTSGLEGDLFAFEAAGVTMGEFGVGSRGKGDFFAHRQFPRIIGTAAAAVGVDEMDDAGAVAANGKYIITTVDGMHSRLSDFPFLAGFHVTRATLRDVYVMGATPVALLSDIHVADDGDVAKIFDYTAGIAVVAEAMGVPLVTGSTLRIGGDMVLGDRMTGCVGAVGVADYLTARKETCPGDVILMTAGAGGGTIATTALYFGYTAVVEETINLHFLRAAEALLKSPVLRHIHTMTDVTNGGLRGDVYEMAETADCRIVIDEANLRSLVEPRVLAMLDALEIDYLGVSLDALLIVVPPEYVDEVTAVIRGAGVPIERIGYVEAGPAASVLLSGGKECDFQPRFRESAYTPVKKVVDTEPRDFDEMKKRVEQAADAAVAKKKRILERLRTPD, encoded by the coding sequence ATGGATATCGAGGGATTTGTCCGCCGGGCATTTGCCGCGGGCAGGGGCGAGGACGAGATCGTCCGTGCCCTCACACACGAGATCACCACCATCAAGAGGCGGGTCTCAGACGAATATGCACAGGAATTCGCCCGCGCCGTCGTGCAGGAAGTCAAAAACACCTCGGGGCTTGAGGGCGACCTCTTCGCCTTCGAGGCGGCCGGGGTCACGATGGGCGAGTTCGGCGTCGGTTCCCGGGGCAAAGGCGACTTCTTCGCCCACCGCCAGTTCCCCCGGATCATCGGCACGGCCGCCGCCGCCGTCGGCGTCGACGAGATGGACGACGCCGGCGCCGTCGCCGCGAACGGGAAATACATCATCACCACCGTCGACGGCATGCACTCCCGCCTCTCCGACTTCCCCTTCCTCGCCGGCTTCCACGTCACCCGGGCCACCCTGCGCGACGTCTACGTCATGGGCGCAACACCCGTCGCCCTCCTCTCAGACATCCATGTCGCCGACGACGGCGACGTCGCCAAGATCTTCGACTACACCGCCGGGATCGCCGTCGTCGCCGAAGCGATGGGCGTCCCCCTGGTCACCGGCTCCACCTTGCGCATCGGCGGCGACATGGTGCTTGGCGACCGCATGACCGGGTGCGTCGGCGCCGTCGGCGTCGCCGACTACCTCACCGCCAGAAAAGAGACCTGCCCCGGCGACGTCATCCTCATGACCGCCGGCGCCGGCGGCGGCACCATCGCCACCACCGCCCTCTACTTCGGCTACACCGCGGTCGTCGAGGAGACGATCAACCTCCACTTCCTCAGGGCCGCCGAGGCCCTCCTCAAGAGCCCGGTCCTCCGCCACATCCACACCATGACCGACGTCACCAACGGCGGGCTCCGCGGCGACGTCTACGAGATGGCCGAGACCGCCGACTGCCGGATCGTCATCGACGAGGCAAACCTCAGGTCCCTCGTCGAGCCGCGGGTGCTCGCCATGCTCGACGCTCTGGAGATCGACTACCTCGGCGTCTCCCTCGACGCCCTGCTCATCGTCGTCCCGCCCGAATACGTCGACGAGGTCACGGCCGTGATCAGGGGCGCCGGCGTCCCCATAGAGAGAATCGGCTACGTCGAAGCGGGTCCGGCGGCATCGGTCCTCCTCTCCGGCGGGAAAGAATGCGATTTTCAGCCGCGGTTCAGGGAATCGGCCTACACCCCGGTGAAAAAAGTGGTCGACACCGAACCCCGCGACTTCGACGAGATGAAAAAACGGGTCGAACAGGCGGCCGACGCCGCCGTGGCAAAGAAAAAACGGATACTCGAGCGGCTCCGCACCCCGGATTAG
- a CDS encoding MarR family transcriptional regulator: MLPEIFKTEERIRILRHISLGKSATVGAVALATGVSKGLVSGYLNLLVEEGLLRRENRAFIRDDSALWLAIKRLLNLDLLKDLIVLPAWAQGIGIYGSWASGTNTAESDLDLWVLVDALDPGTEIRAAELEQAIALRIHCEVNALLLTPDKVRHLGEHDRPFYTGLKTGHLTLDGEDFATT; encoded by the coding sequence ATGCTCCCGGAGATCTTCAAAACAGAAGAGCGTATCCGCATCCTCCGTCACATCAGCCTCGGGAAATCAGCCACCGTCGGAGCGGTCGCCCTCGCCACCGGCGTCTCAAAAGGGCTTGTATCCGGTTACCTCAATCTGCTCGTCGAAGAAGGGCTGCTCAGGCGCGAAAACCGGGCATTTATACGGGACGACTCCGCCCTCTGGCTGGCCATCAAGCGCCTCCTCAACCTTGACCTCCTCAAAGACCTGATCGTTCTCCCCGCATGGGCGCAGGGGATCGGTATCTACGGATCATGGGCCAGCGGCACCAACACGGCAGAGAGCGACCTCGACCTCTGGGTCCTTGTCGACGCCCTCGACCCCGGGACCGAGATCAGGGCGGCAGAACTCGAACAGGCCATCGCACTGCGCATCCACTGCGAAGTCAACGCCCTCCTCCTCACCCCCGACAAAGTGCGACACCTTGGAGAACACGACCGGCCATTCTACACGGGCCTGAAAACCGGACACCTGACACTGGATGGTGAAGACTTTGCAACCACTTGA
- a CDS encoding pantoate kinase, producing the protein MVRTAVAFSPGHISGYFMKVAGESPATTGSLGAGIVIEEGVVASASAAETIEVVVGRRDTEGAVLSEASGSPPVEYALERLDVSARVETRCSLPIGAGFGLSAAALLASITAVDALFDLGMDRRGIAALAHEAEVVHSTGLGDVAACQGGGIVCRTTPGPGGEIRRFYPEEAIWAVSFGPLPTPEVIGSQAQIERIAAAFPEGCPSDLPEFFRLSRAFAGRSGLVPPEVGAVLAACDAAGVRASMTMLGRGAFATGDGAEEVFSRFAPPIPLHIAREGFRLLEVRA; encoded by the coding sequence ATGGTCCGCACTGCTGTAGCGTTCTCGCCCGGGCACATCTCCGGCTACTTCATGAAAGTGGCGGGGGAGAGCCCGGCGACGACCGGGAGCCTGGGGGCCGGGATCGTCATCGAGGAGGGGGTCGTGGCCTCGGCCTCGGCGGCCGAGACGATCGAGGTCGTGGTCGGCCGGAGGGACACGGAGGGCGCGGTGCTCTCCGAGGCTTCAGGGTCGCCGCCGGTGGAGTACGCCCTGGAGCGCCTCGATGTGAGCGCACGCGTGGAGACACGGTGCAGCCTCCCGATCGGGGCCGGGTTCGGGCTCTCGGCCGCGGCCCTGCTTGCCTCGATCACGGCGGTCGACGCCCTCTTCGACCTCGGCATGGACCGCCGGGGGATTGCGGCCCTCGCCCATGAGGCCGAGGTGGTGCACAGCACCGGCCTCGGGGACGTCGCCGCCTGCCAGGGCGGCGGGATCGTCTGCCGGACGACGCCCGGGCCCGGGGGAGAGATCAGGCGATTTTACCCCGAGGAGGCGATCTGGGCAGTCTCGTTCGGGCCACTCCCGACGCCCGAGGTGATCGGGTCGCAGGCGCAGATCGAGCGGATCGCCGCCGCCTTTCCCGAGGGGTGCCCCTCCGACCTCCCTGAATTTTTCAGGCTCTCCCGTGCATTTGCCGGCCGAAGCGGGCTTGTCCCCCCGGAGGTCGGGGCGGTGCTCGCCGCCTGCGACGCCGCCGGGGTCCGTGCGAGCATGACGATGCTCGGGCGAGGGGCGTTTGCCACCGGCGACGGTGCTGAGGAGGTATTCTCCCGGTTCGCGCCGCCGATCCCCCTGCACATCGCCCGCGAGGGGTTCAGGCTGCTGGAGGTGCGGGCGTGA
- a CDS encoding type II toxin-antitoxin system RelE family toxin, with translation MRYRLFFSATARREITRIPRDDALKIGEALVSLAGETDPRRQVKRVQGGQNPPFYSLLVGEYRAILTIVDDVMVIHVIEVGHRRTGIRDGGR, from the coding sequence ATGAGGTATCGCCTCTTCTTCTCCGCGACGGCCCGTCGTGAGATCACGCGCATCCCGAGGGACGATGCCCTGAAGATCGGTGAAGCGCTGGTCTCCCTGGCCGGGGAGACGGATCCGCGGAGGCAGGTGAAGAGGGTGCAGGGAGGACAGAACCCCCCATTTTATTCTCTCCTGGTCGGGGAATACCGCGCGATCCTCACCATCGTCGATGACGTGATGGTCATCCATGTGATCGAGGTGGGGCATCGGCGTACAGGAATTCGTGATGGGGGGAGATGA
- a CDS encoding HEPN domain-containing protein, which produces MQPLDDCFADGKLQTVEPSYEKACQSIALARAYLDEARQSGAIGTTRLAMNGLYFAWFHAGRSVLFRDGIREKSHYCLEQYLGTYVSAGRLDARWLSLFGRMRKKRESSQYSFSPAPLPDEIESVIELTEEFIDRMEEIVSGR; this is translated from the coding sequence TTGCAACCACTTGACGACTGCTTTGCCGACGGCAAACTCCAGACTGTCGAACCCTCGTACGAGAAGGCGTGCCAGTCGATCGCCCTCGCCCGCGCCTATCTCGACGAGGCGCGACAGTCCGGCGCCATCGGCACCACCAGACTGGCGATGAACGGCCTCTACTTCGCATGGTTCCACGCCGGCAGATCCGTCCTCTTCAGGGACGGCATCAGGGAGAAAAGCCACTACTGCCTTGAACAGTATCTCGGCACCTATGTTTCAGCAGGAAGACTCGACGCCAGGTGGCTATCTCTCTTCGGACGGATGCGAAAGAAACGCGAGAGTAGCCAGTATTCGTTCAGTCCGGCACCTCTCCCCGATGAAATAGAGAGCGTTATCGAACTGACCGAAGAGTTCATCGACCGGATGGAGGAGATCGTCTCGGGCAGATAA
- the thiD gene encoding bifunctional hydroxymethylpyrimidine kinase/phosphomethylpyrimidine kinase: protein MYSYPCALTIAGSDSGGGAGIEADLAAFAALGVWGTAAVTAVTAQNPGGVAGAWPLPPDAVAAQMRSVFEAFPVAAAKTGMLAEAGIIRAVAAAVPAGIPIVVDPVMVATSGARLLAEEAAEALVRHLIPRAAVVTPNIPEAEALAGMEVRNLAGMRAAAEAVLAMGAAAVVVKGGHLAGAPADLLLDREGEALLTGTRSPYDVHGSGCCFSAALSAGLARGMGLREAFPAAKAFTADAISHAVPDRSGRRSVRPLWRCGRGEEKSG, encoded by the coding sequence ATGTATTCCTATCCGTGCGCCCTCACGATCGCGGGCTCGGACTCGGGCGGCGGGGCCGGGATCGAGGCCGACCTGGCGGCCTTCGCCGCCCTCGGCGTCTGGGGGACGGCGGCGGTGACGGCGGTGACCGCCCAGAACCCCGGCGGGGTGGCGGGGGCGTGGCCCCTGCCGCCGGATGCGGTGGCGGCGCAGATGCGGTCGGTCTTCGAGGCGTTCCCGGTGGCGGCGGCGAAGACCGGGATGCTCGCCGAGGCCGGGATCATCAGGGCGGTGGCGGCGGCGGTCCCGGCGGGGATCCCGATCGTCGTCGACCCGGTGATGGTGGCGACCTCGGGCGCCCGCCTGCTCGCGGAGGAGGCGGCGGAGGCGCTGGTGCGCCACCTCATCCCGCGTGCGGCGGTGGTGACCCCGAACATCCCGGAGGCGGAGGCGCTCGCGGGGATGGAGGTCAGGAACCTCGCCGGTATGCGGGCGGCGGCGGAGGCGGTCCTGGCGATGGGCGCCGCCGCGGTGGTCGTGAAGGGGGGCCACCTCGCCGGGGCGCCGGCCGACCTCCTCCTCGATCGCGAAGGGGAGGCCCTCCTCACCGGCACCCGCTCGCCCTACGACGTCCACGGCTCGGGCTGCTGCTTCTCGGCGGCTCTCTCGGCCGGCCTCGCCCGCGGCATGGGCCTGCGGGAGGCGTTCCCGGCGGCGAAGGCGTTCACCGCCGATGCGATCAGCCACGCCGTCCCTGACCGTTCGGGGCGGCGCTCGGTCAGGCCCCTGTGGCGGTGCGGCAGGGGGGAGGAAAAATCGGGGTGA
- a CDS encoding type II toxin-antitoxin system MqsA family antitoxin, with amino-acid sequence MIPERCTFCRGGLHEGERLEFIARVGDEIIVIKEVPAFVCDRCGEAYYTADISRRIDAVMKDVHEGRICARPLAAGEVDLAV; translated from the coding sequence ATGATTCCAGAGAGATGCACGTTCTGCAGGGGCGGGCTGCACGAGGGAGAGAGGCTTGAGTTCATCGCACGCGTTGGGGACGAGATTATTGTCATCAAAGAGGTCCCCGCCTTCGTCTGCGACCGCTGCGGTGAGGCGTATTACACCGCCGATATCTCCCGGCGGATCGATGCGGTGATGAAGGACGTCCACGAGGGGAGGATCTGCGCCCGCCCGCTCGCGGCCGGCGAGGTCGATCTCGCGGTGTGA
- a CDS encoding 4-phosphopantoate--beta-alanine ligase produces the protein MIPEDHPRYAALVVRERLADAMRAGIVAPEGLIAQGRGEAFDYLLGERTTASAARAEIDAAAMLLAARRPVISVNGNTAALSAHQLADLQEASGALVEVNLFHRTEERMQRITALLEEHGVDVLAGAPERLIPLSHDRALCLPEGIGAADLVLVPLEDGDRCAALRQMGKAVIAVDLNPLSRTAQTATLPVIDEVRRAVPAIAAACRTMTPAEARERACGVDGKRYLREALAAIAARLEEMGHALE, from the coding sequence GTGATCCCTGAGGACCACCCGCGCTATGCCGCCCTGGTGGTGCGGGAGCGCCTGGCCGATGCGATGCGGGCCGGGATCGTGGCGCCCGAGGGGCTGATCGCCCAGGGGCGCGGCGAGGCCTTCGACTACCTGCTCGGCGAGCGGACGACGGCGAGCGCCGCGCGCGCTGAGATCGACGCCGCCGCGATGCTGCTCGCCGCACGGCGCCCGGTGATCTCGGTGAACGGGAACACCGCCGCCCTCTCCGCCCACCAGCTCGCCGACCTGCAGGAGGCGAGCGGGGCCCTGGTGGAGGTGAACCTCTTCCACCGGACCGAGGAGCGGATGCAGCGGATCACGGCCCTGCTGGAAGAGCACGGCGTGGACGTCCTTGCCGGCGCCCCTGAGCGGCTGATCCCCCTCTCCCACGACCGCGCCCTCTGCCTGCCCGAGGGGATCGGCGCCGCCGATCTGGTGCTGGTCCCGCTCGAGGACGGGGATCGGTGCGCCGCCCTGCGGCAGATGGGAAAGGCGGTGATCGCCGTCGACCTAAATCCCCTCTCCAGGACGGCGCAGACGGCGACCCTGCCGGTGATCGACGAGGTGCGGCGGGCGGTGCCGGCGATCGCCGCGGCCTGCCGGACGATGACGCCTGCAGAGGCGCGGGAGCGTGCATGCGGCGTGGACGGGAAGAGATACCTGAGAGAGGCGCTCGCCGCAATCGCCGCACGGCTGGAGGAGATGGGGCATGCTCTGGAGTGA
- a CDS encoding antitoxin VapB family protein: MATRTISITDEAYDLLKGLKRSERDSFSDVILRHYPGKRRLSEVLKEIGECDERRGRICDSACRVVSPGV; this comes from the coding sequence ATGGCGACAAGGACGATCTCCATCACCGATGAAGCCTACGACCTCCTCAAAGGGCTGAAGCGATCGGAGAGGGATAGTTTCTCCGATGTGATCCTCCGCCACTACCCCGGGAAGAGAAGATTGTCCGAGGTGTTAAAAGAGATCGGGGAGTGCGATGAACGGCGAGGGCGTATATGCGACAGCGCCTGCCGCGTCGTATCTCCGGGAGTATGA
- a CDS encoding DUF7557 family protein — MPCATDTTTIKIKVPLKNRLDSLKIHPRESYTDVIGRLVEMAVDDEPLSDATIKAIEESLEDIKKGRVYTLEQVMSELKDE; from the coding sequence ATGCCATGTGCTACCGACACCACGACCATCAAGATCAAGGTCCCCCTTAAGAACCGCCTGGATTCTCTGAAGATCCACCCGCGGGAGTCCTATACCGACGTGATCGGGCGGCTTGTGGAGATGGCCGTCGATGACGAACCTCTCAGCGATGCGACGATCAAGGCCATTGAGGAATCCCTCGAAGATATCAAGAAGGGCCGGGTCTATACCCTTGAGCAGGTCATGTCGGAGCTGAAAGACGAATGA
- a CDS encoding type II toxin-antitoxin system HicA family toxin: MPMPDHKIRPVSWSDLVRNLRNFGFEGPYSGGKHPFMIRDDLVLTVPNPHTKEIGVDLLMRILKQAGISREEWVLSEER; this comes from the coding sequence ATGCCGATGCCGGATCATAAGATCCGGCCGGTATCATGGAGTGATCTCGTTCGAAATCTCCGAAATTTCGGATTCGAAGGACCATATTCCGGGGGCAAACATCCATTCATGATCAGGGACGATCTGGTCCTCACCGTCCCGAACCCGCACACAAAGGAGATCGGTGTGGACCTGTTGATGCGGATCTTGAAGCAGGCCGGGATCTCGCGGGAGGAATGGGTATTGTCGGAGGAGAGATAA